CCAGCGGGGGAGGCTGACATCACCACTACGGCAGCCCTTTAAACCCCTCACCCAGCCAGCGCCCCATCCTGTCTGTCCAAGTCCAGACAGAGAGCGCTCACTCCTGCCCGCGAGCCCTGAGGAGCCCCTGTAAGTGCGTTTGTCCCAGGGGTGGAGGGAAGTTGCACTGGGGTTTGACAGTATCAGTGGGTGTCTTGTAGGCAGGGCTTTGGGGAAGTCCTGGGCCCCAGCTCCCTAGCTGGGGAAGCCCACCCTCTCATTCCTAGCCTCCAAATGGGGAGGGAATCCTAGCTTGAGGGGTGGGATGGTATTGCTAGAGCCCTGCACGGCTGAGACTGGGTGGCCCTGGGCTCATTGAAATGTCCAGGGTGACTTGGCCGGTGCAGAGGGTTGATAGTGGAAACTTGGGAAGTGGGGTGAGAAGGAAGCTCCCCATTTTCAGCCACAGTCACTGGGTGTGTGTCAGGTTCAAGGTGCCTAAGGTTAGACCCAAGTCTATGTTGTCTGTTGTCCATCTAGGAGGATGTCTGAGGAGGTGAGGAGGTGTGTGGGTACATTAATGCTGGAGAGCAGTGTCCCACTGGCGGGAGCCCAAGGCCTGAGCAGCACAGGAGAGCCCCTGGGTAGCCACTGAGGGGATGTGCAGGACCACAGAACTGTAATCTGGACCAGGCTGGGGTGGCAGGGTGCAAGGACAGGTGGGAGAGCTGCTTTTCGGGGTACACAGCTCCTTCCGTGCTCTGAGAGTAGGGGGTCACCCCCACTACAGGCGGAGGGGGGTGGGTACTACCAGGGAGGAGCTTTGGAGTGATGGCCTGGGTGGCTCAGACGGGGCTGGGCaggcctgggccccagggccCCTCCGGAAGGGTCTGGCTGGTTCCCCTCAGTGGTGCTGTTCGAAGGGCAGCAGTGAGTAGGGCTGCTCTTCTGCGTACCCAGAATTTAGATGAGCCATCCCTCCTGCCGGCTCCGAGATCCACATGTGCTTGCTCCTATTTGGTGCTCCTGTCAGCTGTGTTTTATTTGGAAGGGAGTGGGGCTCAGGGGAGGGGGGGGAGGTGAAACAGTAGTCTGGGGGAGACTGTTGGTTCTGCTGGGTTTCTGGGTTCCTGCTGTGGGAGGTGCCCCTGCCCCTTTGCAGATACGCTTTGTCTTTCTCCAGGGCTCAGCATCACCCACGGGGCCACTGGGGAGGGAATTTTGGGAGACGAGGCTGACGGGAGCCACAGGGCAGGAGGGCCAAAGCCGTCCTGTCCGTCCTGGCCCAGAAGCCTTTGTCTAGAAATGTTCCCGGGGGGCTGCCCTGcggcctctctctctcctcagctgGGACTGCGGAAGTCAGAGGACTGACGGATTTCTTGGAACTCACCACTTTCAGACTCTTCTCCAGAAAGGagaagggtgggggtggaggtggggtgcaTTTCATCCCCCTCCCTTGTTCTGACCAAAATCCAAGGGTCGTTTCTAGATCTAGGGGCTGCAACTTTGAGTACTTGTCACCGTGGGCCTTGACATCTTGACTGTCTGTTTTGAATCTCTTGAGACTGAAAGTGGGGTGTGGGGCTCTTGGAGACACACACTCTGCTCCCATCCCGGTCCTCACATGCCCCACACACGGTCTGGGAGAGCAGGTGGGCTGGGCGAATACAAGGAGGGCAGAGCATAGAGGTGGTGGGTGCCTGGACCACAGGGATGTCAGCCGCCTGCCTGTGATGGCGGGGCGGCCAGGATGAAGGGTTGGCTGAGGTCATCTGGTCCCAGCTGCCCTGTGAGTTTTGACCACAGTTCTTTGCCCACGAGTCCTTGGCGGTTGGGAAGCAGGGGTGAGGCACAAGTGGGGTGCAGAGGGGAGGCACTTGGCTGTTTGTAGCCGAACAGAGCTGAGCACTCTGCCCTTGGGTTCTATGGCATCACTGACTGGGAGAGGATGGGGGTGCTGAGAGCACCGCGTCTGTCCTCCGAGGTGGCCTAGCCCTCacttacaaataaggaaaccGATGCAGAGAGGGGTGAGTTGCCCAGTGGCTGGTATTTAGATGAGTCCATCACGTGTTCTTTCTTTCAATCTTGGTCATCCCCTCCCTCAGTGAATGATTTTGAAAAGGGATGGAGGCTGGAGTGGGAAGACGCTTACTGTTTTTACCCCTCGGTCAGGGGCTGGCTCTCCCAGGTTACTACCGGGAGACCAGCTCTGGGGGGCCAGGGACTGACGTTTTGAGGAGCTCTGCTGAGGGACAGGCAGTATGTTAGGCAGTCACAGACATTGTCTCATTGAACGTTCTCAGCCCTCTGGGGTAGATAACATTGCCCTCACTGCAGATGGGGAACTGGAGCTCAGAAAGTTGTCAGCTGTGGGGTGGGCAAGGATGGGGCAGATAGGGTTTGGCAGCTGACCTGGGACCATGTGGAGTGATGTTCACTCTGCTTCCCATGGTGCTGCATGGGGAGAGGGTCTCAGCTCTGACAAGACACAGAGTTGGGGGGATTTGCTGACTGCCTCCATCCCCAGGCTGttctctccctcccagcctctgaCCTGTCTGAGGCCAGGGGATGAGTTTGGCGTCATTTGGTACCGCTTTCCTAAGGCTCTTTAGACAGCCTCAAGGCAGAAGGGACACTACGCCAGGGCGATACCTGTGGCCAGGTCTGTTTCCTCTTGACCAGACACACTCACGTCTGCCCAGTGGCCtacctgcctggccctgcccctgcaGCCTTGCTCCATTAGTGGGGCTCTCCTGAGCACTGCCAGCCCCAGGCGCTCAGGGCAGCAGCTGCTGCTGGTCTGGACAGGGAGGGCCTCCCCGTGCTCTGGCTGGCAGATTCTTGGCCCTGAGATATCCCTGGAGGACTTAGGCTTCTTGGTTACTTAAGCTCCTACAGTGGCAGGAGTCTGGGGCAGGAGGGAAAGCCGGTGGGTATAccagttctttctctctcacctgaCTCCCCTGAGGAAAGGCAGCTGCTTGACCAAGAGCTCTTTTGGTGCTGTGGTGGCTTCCTAGACCTTGCCAGGGGTGGGTAGGTTTCAGCCTCTCCAGCTGCAGGCCAGAGGCTGAGCTGACCTGGCAGAGAGCTGGAGTTTTGGAGTTCCAGCTTCTGGGCTAGAGGATAAAGTGGACAAGAAGTAAGAGTTGGCGGTAACTCTGTAACTTGAGGCAGAGCCTGTAAACCACCTCACACCAAGCTGGACAGACACCTGCTGGCTTTATTTTGTGGGGCAATGTGGCCTCCTCCAGAAGCCCTCTCCAGTGCCTCTGTGGCCAATCTTGGCAAAGAACAAATGTTCTAGACTGGGGGTTGTCAAACGATGTCCCATGGGCTAAATGCTAtctgtgtaaataaagttttattggaacaaacACACATTTACTTATTTCCTTTGATTCTGGGACAGATTTTGCCCCTGGGTTGGCCATTTTTCTGAAGTGGGGCAGGTGCTGCCTTGGAGTCCTGTTTACACAGTCCTGAAATTCAGcccccctcccctctttcttctCACAGGCAAAGACTtgtatggctgctttcatgccacAACGGCAGAGACCAAatggcctgcaaaacctaaaatactgTCTGGTCATTTATAAAAAGTTTACTGACCCCTGGTCTAGCTGCCAAAGATCTGATCTCCCATTTCTTTGGTCTCCAAGTTCAGAGAAGCCCCCTGAACCGAGGCAATGAGCCTGGCccagatgagcagtgccatgaaaGCAAAATCAGGAAGCAAGGGCAGGGAGGTAGACAGTTAGGATGGTTGGGAGTCCCCCATCCTAGACCTAGAGCCAGAGACCTGCCTGGCACAAGAGAAAGCAGAGCAGTCTCTgatcccctgccctctccctctggCCTGTGCTGCCTTAGCTCTTCTCCAACATGGCCAACAAGGGTCCTTCCTATGGCATGAGCCGCGAAGTGCAATCCAAAATTGAGAAGAAGTACgatgaggagctggaggagcGGCTGGTGGAATGGATCGTAGTGCAGTGTGGCCCTGATGTGGGTCGTCCAGACCGTGGGCGCCTGGGCTTCCAGGTCTGGCTGAAGAACGGCGTGGTGAGTGGCACCCTGGGAAGGGAGCGGGGCTGTGCCATCCTGCCAGTTGTGGGGGCAGGCACCCCAAGCTGAGTGCCGAGCTGCGTTTGTTCTATGCCTGGCAGATTCTGAGCAAGCTGGTGAACAGCCTGTATCCCGATGGCTCCAAGCCAGTGAAGGTGCCTGAGAACCCACCCTCCATGGTCTTCAAGCAGatggagcaggtggctcagttCCTGAAGGCAGCTGAGGACTATGGAGTCACCAAGACTGACATGTTCCAGACTGTTGACCTTTTTGAAGGTACAGAGAGAAAAGGGGTAGAGGAGGCAGGTGGAGGACAGGAGACTGAGGCAGGGACAAGGAATGATCAAAGCGTGCCACGATGGGTCTGCATAGCGGGAATGGGATATGCTAAGAGAATACCATGCCACACTCACAAGGGCATACCATGGGGTCTACTGATGCCTCCTTTGATTCTGGGACAGATTTTGCCCCTGGGTTGGCCATTTTTCTGAAGTGGGGCAGGTGCTGCCTTGGAGTCCTGTTTACACAGTCCTGAAATTCAGcccccctcccctctttcttctCACAGGCAAAGACTTGGCTGCAGTGCAGAGGACCCTGATGGCTCTGGGCAGCTTGGCAGTGACCAAGAATGATGGGCACTACCGTGGAGATCCCAACTGGTTTATGAAGTACGTGGCCACCAGGGCTCCCTGCACTCTAAGCTTGGCTCTCTGCATGCAATGGGAGGTGGCCTGGGCTAACCCATTAGTGCGAGGGATTTGGGGAAGCAGATAGCTGGGAAGGTACAAGGCGAAGGACGAGGAGGGGGGAAAATGGGTCTCTAACACTTCCTGACTGCTCCCTTCCTACCCTCCTGTGCTCAACAAGTCTTCCTAACCTGTGGGATGTTAGATTAACGAACAAGAGAAGTGAACCAGGGAGGGAATGTCATCAGGCTAGGAAGGAACAGGAAACAGACAACAGGGGGAAAGCATGCAGTCTGGCAAGACTTTATCCTGGTTCCTCCTCTTCTAGGAAAGCCCAGGAGCATAAGAGGGAATTCACAGAGAGCCAACTGCAGGAGGGAAAGCATGTCATTGGCCTACAGATGGGCAGCAACAGAGGGGCCTCGCAGGCTGGCATGACAGGCTACGGACGACCTCGGCAGATCATCAGTTAGAGGGGGAGGGCCAGCTCCCAGCCCCGCCCTTCCCCAGCTCATTGGCCGCAGCCATCCCGCCTAGCCTGCCTCACCTGCACCCGTGTAGTTCCCTCAGCCCCGGCCAAGCTTCGAGGCTCCAGCACTGAGCAACGATGACTGCACTTGGGCAGCTCTCCCGCCCTTCAGCCTCAGCCCAACTTCTTACCCCAAAGCACTGCTTGCCCGGTCCTCCTCCCAGCTCTCCTGCCACCTCTACTGTCTCTCCCCATCCTGGGCTGAGCAGGGGGGACCTGGGCTGGGggtggcctgggggtggggcaagTCCACTGTCCTCTTTGGCAGCAGATGTCCATTGAAGGAGACCCAGCCCAAGCTCCCCCCACTTTTTGCTGGAATATTTTGGGGGTTgaaattcaaaaaggaaaaaaatatatacatcaaTCTTttctcaggcctggctggcagAGTTTGATTTGCCCTGGTCCCTTCTGTTGTGGTTCCAGTAAATGTGAGCAGGGAAGAGGCGGGCAGCCCGGGTTAATGCACGTTCCTGGCCGCTGTCCTCTGAAGGATCCACACATCCCAGGATTCCAGGGGTCAGAGGCTTTCAGAGGACCAGGCAGTGGAGGAGGAGCATGAAGCTCAGGGGTCGAAGGGGAAGAGGAGCAACTTGGCACCTTGCCTTAGCTTTGGGGAGACAGATGAAAGGAGATGGGGAGCAGCAGCATTGTGTGGAAGGCTTTTATTGTGGAAAAGCTGTGcagaaaaaaagtcaacaaaatgttgctgtgaaaagagaaaaccaattcttaagcattaaaaaaaattcaaattgacAACTAGCTcagaagaggggaggaggccaAGAGTGGGAGGAAGAGCCACAGCCTGTCGGGCAGACAGCTGGCCTCCGGTGGGTAAGGCCATTTCCCTGAGCACTTTGCAGAGGAAGACAGGGTGGTCGCAGGGCGGGAGCGGCCGTGGCTGACAGCTGCCACAGTCCTGCTGCGGACGCCATAGTGAGGCAGCACAGGCCTGGAGAGCCGTGCCCATGCCCAGCTTTGCCAGGAGCATTGTACCGATCCTGCAGGATGaagggtgggggtgatggtgaaGGAGTCAGGGGTGTGTTCAAGGTTGGCTTCTGATCAGGGATAATGGAGGCAGCTGCTTTTAGGGCAAATGTGCTGGGCTGAGGGCTGATGCCACACCAGTACATCAGAGGCCCAAGGCTTAGGCAGgaaggtgagggagagagaagacaagtTTGCTGTTTTTGGGCCCTGGGTCCTTAGAAGGACAGGCATATCCAGGGACTTTTCCTGGCCTCTACCCCTAAGCCCTCTTCCCAAATGGCCCCAGTGATGTTTCTGTTGAGATGCTCTTCTGGCCATGGCAGGCACCTTCTCACCTATGCACAGGTGAGGGTCCCCACGACTCACACCGCCGGCTTGCCCAGGAGAAAGGAGGACGGAGGCCTGCCCAAAGGGGGAGGTGATCCCTCGTCCAAGACCTTCGCACCAAAATCTCCTGTTTGGTTGGAAGAAGATCCAGTGGCTGTGGCCACACTGTTCTGTGTCACCATTCTTTTGCTACTTGTACCTGAAGAAGGCCCTTGCCCTCCGTGAGCGTACTCAGAGGGGGCTCTTTAGGCCTCTGGGCTCCAGATGTAAGCATCAGGACTGCCTTTCCCAGAACTCCCGGGACTTTAGAGCAGCTTTCCAAGCTTCCCCAAATTTGGGAAGGAGGAGCCTGCCCCATGTTGAGTCTGTCAGGCCCTGGGTCAGCAAATCTGTTCCTCCTTCCCCTGCAACAGGTCGGGGGGAAGGTGCTGAGGAGGGCAGTCCAGGGCACTCCTGTGCTGGCACAGCCAGTCCCGCTGACCCAGCAAGTCTGGGGTAAGGAGACTAGAGGTGGCGGGAGGGCCCTCCTGCTCTGTCTCCACTCCGTCTGGATCCTTGCTGTTGCAAAGTGGCACCGATTCTAGTTCTGTCCCCTCTTCCCTGGCTTTTCGGCTTCCTTGGGGCTGGTGGCAGGGTCCACTCCTACAAATTGGGTGAGAGGCCACATTCCTCTGGCTCAAGTATATTTCCAGCATGTAGTAAATTGTCCAGAAGACGGTAAAACAGCCCACCAGCACCAGGGTCTGAGGAAAAGTCAAACACCTATGTTAGGGATGGTTTCCCAAAGCCTGCAGCCCTTTCAGCCCAGAACAAGGAGCTCAGAAAGTCTCTCTCCTTCTAGGGACGGCCCCTCCCACCCAAACCACTCCCCCAGCGCACACAGGAACGCTGAGAGTTAGCCAGTAGACGGGGACCCAGGTCTTCCCGACCCCTTCTTCCCCAGGTCACCTCGAGTATCCCACTAAGGACTAAACCCCCCAGCACACTCCTGCCTGCCTGTAGCGTGAGTCTTGGTGCTGTACCTTGAGGGTGTTAGGGGTGATGGTGTAGCCATCTTCCTCAGGAATTTtcagcccaggagggcagggcagagtGAAGCCGTCATGCAGGTATTTCCCACTCATGGCACTTTCCAGTAGCctgtggagaggaagagagaagacgCCCTACTGAACGTGGTTCCTCTACCACCTGCCCTCACCCATCCTCCCACTTTGCAGCTGAAGAGAGGGACGCCCCTCagaagaaaggggaggggtgCACTGTGGCTTCCCAGGAAGGTGGAGCTCCCTAAGTGGAGCTTCCCCCACCCCATGAGTTGCCTTCCCGCTGACACACATAGCTATACCTACCTTTGTCTGTCCCTGATGTCTACTGGACTCCACACAGAGCCATATAGGGTCAGCTGCCATTGCCGGAGGACGCCAGTCTGGAACGTCTCATCTCCTAAAGCAGCAAGCCGTGCAGTCCGTGAGCCATGCTCCTCTGTCAGCCATGCACACAGCAGATGCCGTGCCCACCCCGTCACCCAGGGACCCGACCATGTGGTCTGCTGCAGTAGTTGTCTGTGTCCCCCTGACCCCAGGTGCTGAGGGTGTGCCTCACGGGGTACCCTTAGGACGGAAACGGGGAGGTTGAAAGGTGGTATTCCGCAGCACAGAAGTTTTGCCTTTATCTCTTTCATATTTTAGGGTTCCATTTGgggttttgcttgaggaaaaaaaaaaatgtcctctCCTAAATTAAAGAAAGGTTTGAAAAGCACTGGTCTAGTGAATACCTAACTTGACTGGAAGTTGGGAGGGTTGGGTTCAATTTCCAGTCTCCTCACTGAAAtactgtgtgaccttcagcaagtcactTCAAACCTcctcaatttttcaaaaaaaaaaatggtgaaaattaGTCCTGCCCTTACCTGCCTACCAGGGCTGGCCGAAGGATGGTTATATGTGAAAGGACTTGAAATGTGGTTTCAACAAGGAATTTTTGTTGCTATCCTGAGGAAAAATGCATCAGTCACTTCTCCAAGGAATATGAGAGGTAGTATAAATGAACAATTTTAGATTTCAGTGCCCATTTCTTGGCATCTACCCTCATGGTCCAATGGCAACCCTATGTATTCCACATGGGACAATTTCTGTGGGGACTCTGAGAGGCAGAGGGCCCAGATGACAATCAGGAGAGGCAGGGCCCTGAGGAGGGGCAGGCAGGCTCACCTATATCCCTGATAACGAGTCTGTAAGTCCCTTTTGCTCTTTCCCCCCAGCATCGCACAGTGGAGAAGGTCCAATCCTCGAAGCCACCGGGATCCCTGAAAGAACAGAGGAGAAGACTTGGAAGGAGGGAACAGGGAGCTGACCGATTTGCCCGGAAACGTTGTTTTCTTGCTGTAGTGGCCACGAAATCGTAGCCATTGGGGAGGGTGCCCTGAGGGGTATGCACATGCTGTCCCCTGCCCCTGGGAGCTCACAGGATTAGGGGTTGTGTCAATGTGCTGCAGT
The Equus caballus isolate H_3958 breed thoroughbred chromosome 7, TB-T2T, whole genome shotgun sequence genome window above contains:
- the TAGLN gene encoding transgelin; translated protein: MANKGPSYGMSREVQSKIEKKYDEELEERLVEWIVVQCGPDVGRPDRGRLGFQVWLKNGVILSKLVNSLYPDGSKPVKVPENPPSMVFKQMEQVAQFLKAAEDYGVTKTDMFQTVDLFEGKDLAAVQRTLMALGSLAVTKNDGHYRGDPNWFMKKAQEHKREFTESQLQEGKHVIGLQMGSNRGASQAGMTGYGRPRQIIS